From the Streptomyces nigrescens genome, one window contains:
- a CDS encoding DUF6333 family protein — protein sequence MSDTGFWTVPPDRITRGSGARYELTVLNPSFTVEVADLPPNDPEHAAEFAGSLGTIDHVIEDLGLRKQSDTITVGTRADLDLVRVGA from the coding sequence ATGTCTGACACCGGCTTCTGGACCGTCCCGCCCGACCGCATAACCCGTGGCAGCGGCGCGCGCTACGAACTGACCGTCCTGAACCCGTCGTTCACTGTCGAGGTCGCCGACCTTCCGCCCAACGACCCGGAGCACGCCGCGGAGTTCGCTGGCTCCCTGGGCACGATCGACCACGTGATCGAAGACCTGGGCCTCCGTAAGCAGAGCGACACGATCACGGTCGGCACGAGAGCTGATCTGGACCTCGTGCGGGTGGGGGCGTAG
- a CDS encoding PPOX class F420-dependent oxidoreductase → MTTPSRPSTPDAPTRDAATPNAPTPDPAGPPSAAGSAPGTAGKVFTPTERAYLAGQPLARLATTGPDGGPQVRPVGFVLNDDGTLDIGGPALRRSQKYRNAQARPEVSLLIDDMAPADDPVAPGWGRGVEIRGRAELLTLDAPPMAPDFFSNDVIRVHPRRIISWHLEPDDGRAGSRNLG, encoded by the coding sequence ATGACAACGCCCTCACGCCCCTCGACACCGGACGCCCCCACACGGGACGCGGCGACACCGAACGCCCCCACACCGGACCCCGCCGGCCCGCCCTCCGCCGCGGGGTCCGCCCCCGGCACCGCCGGGAAGGTCTTCACCCCCACGGAGCGCGCCTACCTCGCCGGCCAGCCGCTGGCCCGTCTGGCGACCACCGGGCCGGACGGCGGGCCACAGGTACGCCCGGTCGGCTTCGTGCTCAACGACGACGGCACCCTCGACATCGGCGGGCCCGCACTGCGTCGCAGCCAGAAGTACCGCAACGCCCAGGCCCGCCCCGAAGTCTCCCTGCTCATCGACGACATGGCACCGGCCGACGACCCGGTCGCGCCCGGCTGGGGCCGCGGGGTGGAGATCCGCGGCCGCGCCGAACTGCTGACCCTCGACGCACCTCCGATGGCCCCCGACTTCTTCAGCAACGACGTGATCCGCGTCCATCCGCGCCGCATCATCAGCTGGCACCTCGAACCGGACGACGGCCGCGCCGGGTCCCGCAACCTCGGCTGA
- a CDS encoding VOC family protein, with protein MDITLHASFLPHHDPDASLAFYRDTLGFEVRNDVGYQGMRWITVGPAGQPGTSIVLTPPAADPGVTDDERRTIVEMMAKGTYAALLLATGDLDDTFTRLQASDAEVVQEPTEQPYGVRDCAFRDPAGNLIRIQERR; from the coding sequence ATGGACATCACCCTTCACGCGAGTTTCCTCCCGCACCACGACCCGGACGCCTCCCTGGCCTTCTACCGCGACACCCTCGGCTTCGAGGTCCGTAACGACGTCGGATACCAGGGGATGCGCTGGATCACGGTCGGCCCGGCCGGCCAGCCCGGCACCTCCATCGTCCTGACGCCACCGGCCGCCGACCCCGGCGTCACCGACGACGAGCGCCGCACCATCGTCGAGATGATGGCCAAGGGCACCTACGCCGCCCTCCTCCTGGCTACCGGCGACCTCGACGACACCTTCACGCGGCTGCAGGCGAGCGACGCCGAGGTCGTCCAGGAGCCGACCGAGCAGCCGTACGGCGTCCGCGACTGCGCCTTCCGCGATCCCGCGGGCAACCTGATCCGCATCCAGGAGCGGCGCTGA
- a CDS encoding DUF6333 family protein, giving the protein MSVSDPAFADDGNLDDEPNQNDWGALATACLADADPWGRAALDASSLRVRHSEHTTSHMEALYLSD; this is encoded by the coding sequence GTGTCGGTCTCCGATCCGGCGTTCGCGGACGACGGCAACCTGGACGACGAACCAAATCAGAACGACTGGGGCGCCCTCGCCACGGCCTGCCTCGCCGACGCGGACCCATGGGGGAGGGCCGCCCTGGACGCCTCCTCACTGCGGGTGCGCCACAGCGAGCACACCACCAGCCACATGGAAGCCCTGTACCTCAGCGACTGA
- a CDS encoding MarR family winged helix-turn-helix transcriptional regulator: MSNEPAAEPRWLSDEEQFAWQCYLHATTLLEDHLDRQLQRDARMPHVYYGLLVQLSRAPRRRMRMTELAQNAKITRSRLSHAVARLEKNGWVRRENCPSDKRGQNALLTDEGMRVLEKAAPGHVAAVRSAIFDRLSPEQVGQLAEICQVMTEGLQPKGADLPWLR; encoded by the coding sequence ATGAGCAACGAACCCGCAGCCGAGCCGCGCTGGCTCAGCGACGAGGAGCAATTCGCTTGGCAGTGCTACCTCCACGCCACCACGCTCCTGGAGGACCACCTCGACCGCCAGCTGCAACGGGACGCCAGGATGCCGCACGTCTATTACGGCCTGCTCGTCCAGCTCTCCCGTGCACCGCGGCGCCGGATGCGGATGACCGAGCTCGCTCAGAACGCCAAGATCACCCGCTCCCGGCTCTCGCATGCGGTCGCGCGCCTGGAGAAGAACGGCTGGGTACGGCGCGAGAACTGCCCCTCCGACAAGCGGGGCCAGAACGCCCTCCTCACCGACGAGGGAATGCGGGTCCTGGAGAAGGCCGCCCCCGGACATGTCGCCGCCGTACGCTCCGCGATCTTCGACCGCCTCTCCCCGGAGCAGGTCGGCCAACTGGCCGAGATCTGCCAAGTGATGACCGAAGGACTGCAACCGAAAGGCGCCGACCTCCCCTGGCTGCGCTGA
- a CDS encoding TetR/AcrR family transcriptional regulator, with translation MTAVAACAKSGKQGQQPRLRADALRNRERIIAAARETMVEFGAEVPLDEIARRAGVGNATLYRHFADRLELIHHVTLSVMSRTADRAESALAEESDAFQALRRFVHAAVEERIGALCPLLSDGIDRDHPDLLAARERLEAAVEAVMGAARDSGQLRTDIAVGDLMVAITQLTRPLPGSSCLNFDQFVHRHLQLFLDGLQAPARSELPGAAATLDDLRRRS, from the coding sequence GTGACCGCCGTCGCCGCATGCGCGAAGTCCGGGAAGCAGGGGCAGCAGCCCCGACTGCGGGCCGATGCCCTGCGCAACCGGGAGCGGATCATCGCCGCCGCCCGCGAGACGATGGTCGAGTTCGGGGCCGAGGTCCCACTCGATGAAATCGCTCGACGCGCGGGTGTCGGCAACGCGACGCTCTACCGTCACTTCGCGGATCGCCTGGAGTTGATCCACCACGTCACGCTCTCCGTCATGTCCCGTACCGCGGACCGCGCGGAGAGCGCCCTTGCCGAGGAGTCCGATGCTTTCCAGGCGCTGAGGCGCTTTGTCCACGCTGCGGTGGAGGAGCGGATCGGGGCGCTGTGCCCGCTGCTCTCCGACGGCATCGACCGGGACCACCCCGATCTGCTCGCGGCGCGCGAGCGTCTGGAGGCGGCCGTCGAGGCCGTCATGGGCGCCGCACGCGACAGTGGCCAGCTGCGTACCGACATCGCCGTCGGTGATCTGATGGTCGCGATCACCCAGCTCACCCGGCCACTGCCGGGGAGCAGCTGTCTGAACTTCGACCAGTTCGTGCACCGGCATCTGCAACTGTTCCTGGACGGCCTGCAGGCGCCTGCCCGCTCCGAACTCCCTGGCGCCGCCGCCACGTTGGACGACTTGAGGCGCCGCTCGTAA
- a CDS encoding pyridoxamine 5'-phosphate oxidase family protein yields the protein MTSESRGGEGIASGVGGVGGVGGAVGWSVVEAAVPELAGRVRERFGAHRHHVLATVRKDGAPRLTGLEADFRHGELWLGMMVGSRKVSDLRRDPRFALHANPGPGADVSGGDVRVSGRAVEVTDRALVARYAAEVKPPEPFHLFRAELTEVVRTSTETPYVVVETWSPGRAPRTLRRRSDDAALRVE from the coding sequence ATGACGAGTGAGAGCAGAGGCGGGGAAGGCATCGCGAGCGGTGTGGGCGGCGTGGGCGGCGTCGGCGGTGCGGTCGGCTGGTCGGTGGTGGAGGCGGCGGTGCCGGAGCTCGCCGGGCGGGTGCGGGAGCGGTTCGGGGCGCACCGGCACCACGTCCTGGCGACCGTGCGGAAGGACGGCGCACCGCGGCTCACCGGGCTGGAGGCGGACTTCCGTCACGGGGAACTGTGGCTGGGCATGATGGTCGGCTCGCGCAAGGTGTCCGATCTGCGGCGCGACCCCCGGTTCGCGCTGCATGCCAATCCGGGGCCGGGCGCCGATGTGTCCGGAGGCGATGTACGGGTGTCCGGGCGGGCCGTGGAGGTGACCGACCGCGCGTTGGTCGCGCGCTATGCGGCGGAGGTGAAGCCGCCGGAGCCGTTCCACCTCTTCCGGGCGGAGCTGACGGAGGTGGTGCGTACGTCCACCGAGACTCCGTATGTGGTGGTGGAGACCTGGTCGCCGGGACGGGCGCCGCGCACCCTCCGGCGGAGGTCGGACGATGCGGCGCTGCGGGTGGAGTGA
- a CDS encoding MFS transporter: MPETAPYVDPRRWKALIFIALAQLMVVLDATIVNIALPSAQQDLGISDANRQWVITAYALAFGGLLLFGGRVADLWGRKRTFIIGLVGFAVASALGGAAANQGMLLGARALQGVFGALLAPAALSLLAVTFTEAKERAKAFGIFGAIAGGGGAVGLILGGVLTEYMDWRWTFFVNIPFAVVAATGAFLVIREPAEGRNPSRLDIPGVILATLGLVSLVYGFTRAESDGWLAGPTLGLFVAAAVLLLAFVLVESKVKAPLLPLRVVTDRNRAGVYASLGLAVIGMFGLFLFLTYYLQIVKGYTPVTTGLAFLPMIVGMITGSTQIGARLMNRVRPRLLMAPGFTVAALGMLVLTQIDLDTSYPALILPGFLLMGLGMGTAFMPAMSLATHGVQPRDAGVASAMVNTSQQVGGAIGTALLNTIAASATTAYATSHAAGARSADLLKLQSMVHGYTTAIWWAVGILALAGVIAYTFINTGRPGAGSPVASSTDGESTVLGSSEGDGEVQVPVMVH, from the coding sequence ATGCCCGAAACAGCCCCATACGTTGATCCGCGGCGCTGGAAAGCGCTGATATTCATCGCTCTCGCCCAGCTGATGGTCGTTCTCGACGCGACCATCGTGAACATCGCGCTGCCCTCCGCCCAGCAGGATCTCGGTATCTCCGACGCCAACCGGCAGTGGGTGATCACCGCCTACGCACTGGCCTTCGGGGGCCTGCTGCTCTTCGGCGGGCGCGTCGCCGACCTGTGGGGACGGAAGCGGACCTTCATCATCGGGCTCGTCGGATTCGCGGTCGCCTCCGCGCTCGGCGGGGCCGCGGCCAACCAGGGGATGCTGCTGGGTGCCCGTGCGCTGCAGGGTGTCTTCGGTGCGCTGCTGGCACCGGCCGCGCTGTCGCTGCTGGCGGTGACCTTCACCGAGGCCAAGGAGCGCGCCAAGGCGTTCGGCATCTTCGGTGCGATCGCCGGTGGCGGCGGCGCCGTGGGGCTGATCCTCGGCGGGGTGCTGACCGAGTACATGGACTGGCGCTGGACCTTCTTCGTCAACATCCCGTTCGCCGTGGTCGCCGCGACCGGCGCCTTCCTGGTCATCCGCGAGCCCGCGGAAGGCCGTAACCCCTCCCGGCTGGACATCCCCGGCGTCATCCTGGCCACCCTCGGCCTGGTCTCGCTGGTCTACGGGTTCACCCGCGCCGAGTCGGACGGCTGGCTGGCCGGTCCCACCCTGGGTCTGTTCGTGGCGGCCGCGGTGCTGCTGCTGGCGTTCGTGCTGGTCGAGTCCAAGGTGAAGGCCCCGCTGCTGCCGCTGCGGGTGGTCACCGACCGGAACCGCGCCGGTGTCTACGCGTCGCTGGGCCTGGCCGTGATCGGCATGTTCGGTCTCTTCCTCTTCCTGACCTACTACCTGCAGATCGTGAAGGGCTACACACCGGTCACCACCGGTCTGGCCTTCCTCCCGATGATCGTCGGCATGATCACCGGCTCGACGCAGATCGGCGCCCGGCTGATGAACCGCGTCCGGCCGCGGCTGCTGATGGCACCCGGCTTCACGGTCGCCGCGCTCGGCATGCTGGTGCTGACCCAGATCGATCTGGACACGTCCTACCCCGCGCTGATCCTGCCCGGCTTCCTGCTGATGGGCCTGGGCATGGGTACGGCGTTCATGCCGGCCATGTCGCTGGCCACGCACGGCGTCCAGCCGCGCGACGCCGGTGTCGCCTCCGCGATGGTCAACACCTCGCAGCAGGTGGGCGGCGCGATCGGCACGGCCCTGCTGAACACCATCGCGGCCAGCGCCACCACCGCGTACGCCACCTCGCACGCGGCCGGTGCGCGCTCGGCCGACCTGCTCAAGCTCCAGTCGATGGTGCACGGCTACACCACCGCCATCTGGTGGGCGGTCGGCATCCTGGCCCTGGCGGGCGTGATCGCCTACACCTTCATCAACACCGGGCGGCCGGGTGCCGGTTCGCCGGTGGCCTCCTCCACCGACGGCGAGAGCACGGTCCTGGGCTCGTCCGAGGGCGACGGTGAGGTCCAGGTTCCGGTGATGGTGCACTGA
- a CDS encoding TetR family transcriptional regulator — MSHSLGVRQAQKQKTRQALLDAALGLLEEQSLSSLGLREVTRVVGIAPTAFYRHFRDMGELGVALVEEALGSLHVMVRAILAEQDAAEERIDRTVAVVEQHVRQHPLHIRFVARERHGGVRAVRQAIAGELDRFAEEVAAALKSQPVSEGWRDDDVRMLAELYVDRLVTTAAALLDAEADGAEGAAEQVVRVARRQLRLISIGRRHWREEGRGEAGGVVCGE, encoded by the coding sequence ATGAGTCACAGTCTTGGAGTCCGGCAGGCCCAGAAACAGAAGACCCGTCAGGCGCTGCTCGATGCGGCGCTCGGGCTGCTGGAGGAGCAGAGCCTGAGCAGCCTGGGGCTGCGGGAGGTCACGCGGGTGGTGGGAATCGCCCCGACCGCGTTCTACCGGCACTTCCGGGACATGGGCGAGCTGGGAGTCGCCCTGGTCGAGGAGGCGCTGGGGAGTCTGCATGTGATGGTGCGGGCGATCCTCGCCGAGCAGGACGCGGCCGAGGAGCGGATCGACCGTACGGTCGCGGTCGTGGAGCAGCATGTGCGGCAACATCCGCTGCACATCCGCTTCGTGGCGCGTGAGCGGCACGGCGGGGTGCGGGCCGTGCGGCAGGCCATCGCGGGGGAACTGGACCGGTTCGCTGAGGAGGTCGCGGCGGCGCTCAAGTCCCAGCCGGTGTCGGAAGGGTGGCGCGATGACGATGTGCGGATGCTCGCCGAGCTGTATGTGGACCGGTTGGTGACGACGGCCGCGGCGCTGCTCGATGCCGAGGCGGACGGCGCGGAGGGGGCGGCCGAGCAGGTCGTACGGGTGGCACGCCGTCAGCTGCGGCTGATCAGCATCGGCCGGCGGCACTGGCGGGAGGAGGGGAGGGGGGAGGCGGGAGGTGTGGTGTGTGGGGAGTAG
- a CDS encoding questin oxidase family protein translates to METTSGTLDEALLRLHTSGPEFSGYLSNHGPMAVEAMVRNGQARTVHRWLDAYAHKLEDVPAPQTRITDANWQEALGDPSRVTDWTRHFTGQVAERPWRELLAEWWPRLLPGIAGAATHPVIRVGHAVRSLLTEGEDDARIAEFAHALGYWAARHLLLPATVHPTGSATPAEALSALPRIPERGVTPLDGYAQLPATPGWLSTTESLHIPDAPEAAREGLTALVRAATLNYADHGHGNGIMLVHAATAPNAVLRTLPALPRELWASSFAVAWAAASAITTLYAADTPRRAPDASMVTPDEVFARAVAHGNEHAIKFADTALDVAATSEDGDTRALSAALNAVELIDQEA, encoded by the coding sequence ATGGAGACGACGAGCGGCACACTCGACGAAGCCCTGTTACGACTGCACACCTCCGGCCCCGAGTTCAGCGGCTATCTGAGCAACCACGGACCGATGGCCGTGGAAGCCATGGTCCGTAATGGCCAGGCCCGCACCGTCCACCGCTGGCTCGACGCCTACGCGCACAAGCTGGAGGACGTACCGGCCCCTCAAACCCGTATCACCGACGCCAACTGGCAGGAGGCGCTGGGCGATCCGAGCCGGGTCACCGACTGGACGCGGCACTTCACCGGGCAGGTCGCCGAGCGACCCTGGCGCGAGCTCCTCGCCGAGTGGTGGCCGCGGCTGCTGCCCGGTATCGCCGGCGCCGCCACCCACCCCGTCATCCGCGTGGGCCATGCCGTGCGCAGCCTCCTGACGGAGGGTGAGGACGACGCCAGGATCGCGGAGTTCGCGCATGCCCTCGGCTACTGGGCCGCCCGCCATCTGCTCCTGCCCGCGACGGTGCACCCCACGGGCAGCGCCACTCCGGCCGAGGCGCTGTCCGCCCTCCCCCGGATCCCCGAACGGGGTGTGACACCGCTGGACGGCTACGCCCAACTACCCGCCACCCCTGGCTGGTTGAGCACCACCGAGTCGCTGCACATCCCCGATGCCCCCGAGGCCGCACGCGAGGGCCTGACCGCCCTCGTGCGCGCCGCCACCCTCAACTACGCGGACCACGGCCACGGGAACGGCATCATGCTGGTGCACGCCGCCACCGCGCCGAACGCGGTGCTGCGCACCCTGCCGGCGCTCCCCCGGGAACTGTGGGCGAGCTCGTTCGCGGTGGCCTGGGCGGCGGCCTCGGCGATCACCACGCTCTACGCCGCGGACACCCCGCGTCGGGCACCGGACGCCTCCATGGTCACGCCCGACGAGGTCTTCGCGCGGGCGGTCGCCCACGGCAACGAGCATGCGATCAAGTTCGCGGACACCGCCCTGGACGTCGCCGCGACCTCCGAGGACGGCGACACCCGTGCCCTGTCGGCGGCCCTGAACGCGGTGGAGCTGATCGACCAGGAGGCATGA
- a CDS encoding excinuclease ABC subunit UvrA yields the protein MSMAPRTDTQSPAHVADRHDLIRVHGARVNNLQDVSIEIPKRRLTVFTGVSGSGKSSLVFHTIAAESQRLINETYSAFVQGFMPTLARPEVDVLDGLTTAIIVDQQRLGADPRSTVGTATDANAMLRILFSRLGQPHIGSPHAFAFNVPTVRASGALTVDRGAAKTRVVKKTFTRTGGMCTRCEGRGTVSDIDLTQLYDDSKSIAEGAFTIPGWKSDSFWTVRVYAESGLLDPHKPIRKFTKREMQDFLYREPTKVKVEGVNLTYEGLIPKIQKSFLSKDKEALQPHIRAFVERAVTFTTCPECDGTRLSEAARSSRIDGINIADACAMQISDLAGWVRGRDEPTVAPLLTALQGTLDSFVEIGLGYLSLDRPSGTLSGGEAQRVKMIRHLGSSLTDTTYVFDEPTAGLHPHDIQRMNDLLLRLRDKGNTVLVVEHKPQTIAIADHVVDLGPGAGTAGGTVCFEGTVEGLRAGGTVTGRHLGDRTALKETVRKPTGKLPVRGATTHNLQDVDVDIPLGVLAVVTGVAGSGKSSLVHGSIPAGSGVVSVDQGAIKGSRRSNPATYTGLLEPIRKAFAKANGVKPGLFSANSEGACPHCNGAGVIYTDLAMMAGVATTCEECEGKRFEASVLDHHFGGRDISEVLAMSVAQAEEFFGDGEARTPAAHRILGRLADVGLGYLHLGQPLTTLSGGERQRLKLATHMAEKGGIYVLDEPTAGLHLADVEQLLGLLDRLVDSGKSVIVVEHHPAVMAHADWIIDLGPGAGHDGGRIVFEGTPTDLVTTRSTLTGEHLAAYVGA from the coding sequence ATGAGCATGGCCCCGAGGACGGACACGCAGTCGCCTGCGCACGTGGCCGACCGCCACGACCTGATCCGCGTGCACGGCGCGCGCGTGAACAACCTCCAGGACGTCAGCATCGAGATCCCGAAGCGCCGGCTGACGGTGTTCACCGGCGTCTCCGGCTCGGGCAAGAGCTCGCTGGTGTTCCATACGATCGCCGCGGAGTCGCAGCGGCTGATCAACGAGACCTACAGCGCCTTCGTACAGGGCTTCATGCCGACGCTGGCGCGGCCCGAGGTCGACGTCCTCGACGGGCTGACGACCGCGATCATCGTCGACCAGCAGCGGTTGGGCGCCGACCCCCGCTCCACGGTCGGCACCGCCACCGACGCCAACGCGATGCTGCGCATCCTCTTCAGCCGGCTCGGGCAGCCGCACATCGGCTCGCCCCACGCGTTCGCCTTCAACGTCCCCACGGTCCGGGCGAGCGGTGCGCTCACGGTCGACCGCGGTGCCGCCAAGACCAGGGTCGTGAAGAAGACCTTCACCCGTACCGGCGGCATGTGCACGCGCTGCGAAGGCCGCGGCACCGTCTCCGACATCGACCTCACCCAGCTCTACGACGACTCGAAGTCGATCGCCGAGGGCGCGTTCACCATCCCCGGCTGGAAGTCCGACAGCTTCTGGACCGTGCGGGTCTACGCCGAGTCCGGCCTCCTCGACCCGCACAAGCCGATCCGCAAGTTCACCAAGAGGGAGATGCAGGACTTCCTCTACCGGGAGCCGACCAAGGTGAAGGTCGAGGGCGTCAACCTCACCTACGAGGGGCTGATCCCCAAGATCCAGAAGTCGTTCCTGTCCAAGGACAAGGAGGCCCTGCAGCCGCACATCCGGGCGTTCGTGGAGCGGGCGGTCACCTTCACCACCTGCCCCGAGTGCGACGGCACCCGGCTCAGCGAGGCGGCCCGGTCGTCGCGGATCGACGGGATCAACATCGCCGACGCCTGCGCGATGCAGATCAGCGACCTGGCCGGATGGGTACGCGGCCGCGACGAGCCAACGGTGGCACCGCTGCTCACCGCACTGCAGGGCACCCTCGACTCGTTCGTGGAGATCGGTCTCGGCTACCTCTCGCTCGACCGCCCGTCGGGCACGCTCTCGGGCGGCGAGGCACAGCGCGTCAAGATGATCCGCCACCTCGGCTCCTCGCTCACCGACACCACCTACGTCTTCGACGAGCCCACCGCGGGCCTGCACCCCCACGACATCCAGCGGATGAACGACCTGCTGCTGCGGCTGCGGGACAAGGGCAACACGGTGCTCGTCGTGGAGCACAAGCCGCAGACGATCGCCATCGCCGACCATGTCGTCGACCTCGGCCCCGGCGCCGGTACGGCGGGCGGCACCGTCTGCTTCGAGGGCACCGTCGAGGGGCTGCGGGCCGGCGGCACCGTCACCGGCCGCCATCTCGGCGACCGGACCGCCCTCAAGGAGACGGTGCGCAAGCCCACCGGCAAGCTTCCGGTCCGCGGCGCGACGACGCACAACCTGCAGGACGTCGACGTCGACATCCCGCTCGGGGTGCTGGCCGTCGTCACCGGCGTCGCCGGCTCCGGCAAGAGCTCACTCGTACACGGCTCGATCCCGGCCGGATCCGGTGTGGTGTCCGTCGACCAGGGAGCCATCAAGGGTTCCCGACGCAGCAACCCCGCGACGTACACCGGACTGCTCGAACCCATCCGCAAGGCGTTCGCCAAGGCCAACGGCGTCAAGCCGGGGCTGTTCAGCGCCAACTCCGAGGGCGCCTGCCCCCACTGCAACGGCGCCGGCGTCATCTACACCGACCTGGCGATGATGGCCGGCGTCGCCACCACCTGCGAGGAGTGCGAGGGGAAGCGGTTCGAGGCATCGGTGCTGGACCACCACTTCGGCGGCCGCGACATCAGCGAGGTGCTGGCGATGTCGGTGGCCCAGGCCGAGGAGTTCTTCGGCGACGGCGAGGCCCGCACACCCGCCGCGCACCGCATCCTCGGCCGCCTCGCCGACGTCGGGCTCGGCTACCTCCACCTCGGCCAGCCGCTCACCACGCTCTCCGGCGGCGAACGCCAACGGCTCAAGCTGGCCACCCACATGGCCGAGAAAGGCGGCATCTACGTCCTCGACGAACCGACCGCCGGCCTCCATCTCGCCGACGTCGAGCAACTGCTCGGCCTGCTCGACCGCCTCGTCGACTCCGGCAAGTCGGTCATCGTCGTCGAACACCACCCGGCCGTCATGGCACACGCCGACTGGATCATCGACCTCGGCCCCGGCGCCGGCCACGACGGCGGCCGCATCGTCTTCGAGGGCACCCCCACCGACCTGGTCACCACCCGCTCGACCCTCACGGGCGAGCATCTCGCGGCTTATGTGGGGGCCTGA
- a CDS encoding M6 family metalloprotease domain-containing protein, protein MKHKVSAVLAAGAATAAAAIALGSPPSAVAIPSAPGAPPSGPCALRGINDDVAESADTPAGFSHSSGTVEALTLFIDFPDARATMSPRARFAEFFPAATDYFRTSSYGRLTYRPRPLLRWIRMSRPLAAYGIQRGAGFDPASDGGYHALSREVVRAVDPLVDFRDYDVINIIATPNAGPPATRTVLSVTFSGGDMGLKTADGVPFRNASFIWSRQTGVSAFRVLNHENAHSFGLPDLYFTDGRDAPPPAGHWDPMDEDWGPSNDFVGWHKWKLGWLSADQVHCAPRHGTPGEHTLTPVSAPGGTKIVVIPTSPHTALVAEARTRGLLDPTVCRPGILIYRVATRVPSGRGPLRIVDATPHSGGCYRDNKYVDPELTDATFQPGDTYTDRTTGAAVTVLTENPDGTYRVRVTPARD, encoded by the coding sequence ATGAAGCACAAGGTCTCCGCGGTCCTGGCCGCAGGCGCGGCCACCGCAGCCGCGGCGATAGCCCTGGGCTCACCGCCCAGCGCCGTGGCCATACCCTCCGCGCCCGGCGCCCCGCCGAGCGGCCCGTGTGCACTGCGCGGCATCAATGACGACGTCGCCGAATCTGCCGACACCCCCGCCGGTTTCTCGCACTCATCCGGCACCGTAGAGGCACTCACCCTCTTCATCGACTTCCCGGACGCCCGCGCCACGATGTCCCCCCGCGCCCGCTTCGCCGAGTTCTTCCCGGCCGCGACGGACTACTTCCGCACCAGCTCGTACGGCCGGCTGACCTACCGCCCCAGGCCGCTGCTCCGGTGGATCCGCATGTCACGGCCGCTCGCGGCGTACGGCATCCAGCGCGGCGCCGGTTTCGACCCGGCCTCGGACGGCGGCTATCACGCCCTCTCCCGGGAGGTCGTACGCGCCGTCGACCCGCTCGTCGACTTCCGCGACTACGACGTCATCAACATCATCGCCACCCCCAACGCGGGGCCGCCCGCCACCCGTACGGTCCTCTCGGTCACCTTCAGCGGTGGTGACATGGGGCTGAAGACCGCCGACGGGGTGCCGTTCCGGAATGCGTCCTTCATCTGGAGCCGGCAAACCGGGGTGAGCGCCTTCCGCGTCCTCAACCACGAGAACGCCCACAGCTTCGGCCTGCCCGACCTCTACTTCACCGACGGCCGCGACGCCCCGCCCCCCGCGGGGCACTGGGACCCGATGGACGAGGACTGGGGGCCGAGCAATGACTTCGTCGGCTGGCACAAGTGGAAGCTCGGCTGGCTCTCCGCCGACCAGGTGCACTGCGCCCCACGCCACGGGACACCCGGCGAACACACCCTCACCCCGGTCTCCGCCCCCGGCGGCACAAAGATCGTCGTCATCCCGACCTCCCCCCACACCGCCCTGGTCGCCGAGGCCCGCACCCGCGGCCTGCTCGACCCGACGGTCTGCCGCCCCGGCATCCTCATCTACCGCGTCGCCACCCGCGTCCCCTCGGGCCGCGGCCCCCTCCGCATCGTGGACGCCACCCCGCACAGCGGCGGCTGCTACCGCGACAACAAATACGTCGACCCGGAACTGACCGACGCCACCTTCCAGCCCGGCGACACCTACACGGACCGCACCACCGGCGCAGCCGTCACCGTCCTGACGGAAAACCCGGACGGCACCTATCGCGTACGGGTGACCCCGGCACGCGACTGA